One stretch of Lytechinus variegatus isolate NC3 chromosome 17, Lvar_3.0, whole genome shotgun sequence DNA includes these proteins:
- the LOC121431057 gene encoding cell wall protein DAN4-like: MGSFCIVFVHIIWTTFMMLTRIKVTSAQTTTASMTTGNYSLSNATTVPSSTSRMTTVATTLSVMPTTTVSSFTYPLYHVYTPSTSSFSTHTSTSTIYTTVMTMTSPVAPPTTIVSSSMAYTPSTSYSSTHTSTSTMSTTVMTMTSPVATPTTIVSSSMAYTPSTPSSPTDTGTTTLSTIDMTTSAFTTPTTILSTSMTSTTTTASIASTSTGTSQTTHTATMSTIMTTSSSSETLQSSPTVAAMTTITTITPRSSEQSTTATAYPSLPCPQTTGLKVGLALVTIILGVYGIVVTLLYMRLRNEFLEYRKEHTSKRIGLKEVNSKENERYGTDHRIKGKIETYENQKIVNQQQHFTPKKQRRVIDDNDEYAYAVELYQ, from the exons ATGGGGTCGTTTTGCATCGTTTTTGTTCACATCATCTGGACGACGTTCATGATGCTGACGCGGATTAAGGTTACCAGTGCCCAAACCACGACTG CTTCAATGACAACTGGAAACTATTCGCTATCAAATGCCACAACCGTCCCGTCTTCCACATCAAGAATGACAACCGTGGCAACGACATTATCGGTGATGCCTACAACTACGGTGTCATCATTTACATATCCGCTTTACCATGTCTACACCCCAAGTACGTCGTCTTTCTCGACTCACACGAGTACTTCGACTATTTACACCACAGTCATGACAATGACATCGCCAGTGGCTCCGCCGACTACCATCGTATCATCCTCCATGGCGTACACCCCAAGTACGTCGTATTCCTCGACTCACACGAGTACTTCGACTATGTCCACCACAGTCATGACAATGACATCGCCAGTGGCTACGCCGACTACCATCGTATCATCCTCCATGGCGTACACACCAAGTACGCCGTCTTCCCCGACTGACACGGGTACTACGACACTGTCAACCATCGACATGACAACATCGGCATTTACTACGCCGACGACCATTCTATCAACCTCCATGACTAGTACGACGACCACCGCATCGATAGCGTCGACGTCTACTGGGACTTCGCAGACAACCCATACGGCAACCATGTCCACGATCATGACGACGAGCAGCTCTTCTGAAACCCTTCAAAGTTCCCCCACAGTAGCTGCCATGACTACTATCACCACGATAACACCACGATCCAGTGAGCAATCAACAACGGCAACTGCATACCCTAGTCTACCTTGCCCCCAGACCACAG GATTGAAAGTTGGACTTGCTCTAGTGACAATTATTCTCGGTGTGTATGGGATAGTCGTCACCCTCCTATACATGCGACTCAG GAATGAATTTTTAGAGTACAGGAAAGAGCACACATCAAAACGAATTGGACTTAAAGAGGTCAactcaaaagaaaatgaaagatatgGAACTGACCATCGAAtcaaaggaaagatagaaaccTATGAGAATCAAAAGATTGTGAACCAACAGCAGCACTTTACTCCTAAGAAGCAAAGGCGCGTTATTGATGACAATGACGAATATGCATATGCGGTTGAACTCTATCAATAG
- the LOC121430895 gene encoding glutathione gamma-glutamylcysteinyltransferase 2-like produces the protein MLDIIPKVSLDSPEGQALLRESSIKQTLLIRLSNKQLKNGFCGLTSVAHIMSFHALALKYPDPSLHDHCDVSDIRYTEVNIFDHEETKSVLGTAEYFDKRFQGASLTEIELLLKLHGLSVVTKLGNESDAEEFRRLAKEALSSNQSGVILNFYHYSKVKWGHFSPLAAYHEKSDRFLLLDTRDDHPYVWVTVADLFPLINTLDSKTKKSRGYLIVTSNPNKLKDSS, from the coding sequence ATGTTGGATATTATCCCGAAAGTTTCACTCGATTCTCCTGAAGGTCAAGCATTATTACGAGAATCCTCCATCAAGCAAACCTTGTTAATTCGACTATCCAACAAGCAGCTGAAAAATGGATTCTGTGGCCTCACATCTGTTGCGCACATCATGAGCTTCCACGCCCTCGCACTGAAATACCCTGATCCTTCGTTGCACGACCATTGCGACGTTTCCGATATCCGCTACACCGAAGTCAACATCTTTGACCACGAGGAGACAAAGTCAGTGCTCGGAACTGCAGAATATTTTGATAAGAGATTTCAAGGTGCGAGTCTCACTGAGATTGAACTGTTGTTGAAGTTGCACGGACTTTCAGTCGTCACGAAACTCGGGAATGAAAGCGACGCCGAGGAATTCCGTCGATTGGCAAAGGAAGCGTTATCGAGCAACCAATCGGGAGTCATTCTCAATTTTTaccactattcaaaagttaaGTGGGGTCACTTCAGTCCGTTGGCGGCTTACCACGAGAAATCAGATCGGTTTCTGCTCTTGGATACACGGGATGATCATCCGTATGTTTGGGTGACAGTCGCCGATCTCTTCCCTTTGATCAATACACTGGACTCGAAAACGAAAAAGAGTCGAGGGTATTTGATTGTCACAAGTAATCCGAACAAACTCAAAGACTCATCTTAA